From one Trifolium pratense cultivar HEN17-A07 linkage group LG1, ARS_RC_1.1, whole genome shotgun sequence genomic stretch:
- the LOC123902873 gene encoding replication factor A protein 1-like, producing MATQFDMLCDVLPGHNSWKFKVRVLRMWAISSFMKPNELNSMEMVLIDEKGGKIHALIRKELVYLFQNKLKEGEVYKLSNFDVVPVVGFYRTTLHPYKLIFRSNTKVQNFASSDIPILGFSFTDLAEVASYSVNYDYLIGNFDLKNLTNFVIFID from the exons ATGGCAACCCAATTTGACATGTTGTGCGATGTTCTTCCTGGGCATAATTCATGGAAGTTCAAAGTTCGTGTCCTCCGTATGTGggcaatttcttcttttatgaAGCCTAATGAGTTGAACTCTATGGAAATGGTGCTGATAGATGAGAAG GGAGGTAAGATTCATGCCTTGATAAGGAAAGAATTGGTTTACCTATTCCAGAATAAATTAAAGGAAGGGGAAGTTTATAAGCTATCAAACTTTGATGTTGTTCCAGTCGTTGGATTTTATCGTACAACTCTGCATCCTTACAAATTGATTTTTCGATCGAATACCAAAGTTCAGAATTTTGCGAGTTCTGATATTCCTATTTTGGGATTTTCTTTCACCGATCTTGCTGAAGTGGCTAGCTACTCTGTTAACTATGATTACCTAATAGGtaattttgatttgaagaaccttacaaattttgtaattttcatCGATTAA